The Anolis carolinensis isolate JA03-04 chromosome 2, rAnoCar3.1.pri, whole genome shotgun sequence genome has a window encoding:
- the ier3ip1 gene encoding immediate early response 3-interacting protein 1 yields the protein MRSRGTQCGGFFSSEGRRKAARMAFTLYALLQAALLFVNAIAVLHEERFLRRIGWGADQGIGGFGEDPGIKGQLMNLIRSVRTVMRVPLIGVNTVTIVLLLLFG from the exons ATGCGCAGTCGGGGAACCCAATGTGGCGGCTTCTTTTCCTCTGAGGGAAGAAGAAAAGCGGCGAGGATGGCGTTCACGCTGTACGCCTTGCTGCAGGCCGCGCTCCTATTCGTGAACGCCATCGCCGTGCTGCACGAGGAGCGCTTCCTCCGGAGAA TTGGCTGGGGAGCAGACCAAGGAATTGGAGGATTTGGAGAAGATCCAGGAATTAAAGGACAATTAATGAATCTTATCCGATCTGTACGAACAGTTATGAGAG TTCCATTAATTGGAGTAAACACGGTTACAAtagtattgcttttgttgtttggcTGA